Part of the Kineococcus aurantiacus genome, CCGGGGTCACCGGGGTCACCGGGGTCACCGGGGCGGGCGCAGCGCCGCGTCGATGAGGACCTCCGCCGCCGCGCGGGCCTGCGCGGCGGCGTCGGGCCGCCCGTCGATGGCCGCGGTCGTCTGGGCGCCCTCGGCCAGCAGGGCCAGCTGCGCCGCCAGCGCCGGCGGCGCGCCCAGCTCGTCGACGAGCGCGGCGACGTACCGCTGGAACGACAGCTTCTGGGTGCGGACGGCGTCGGCGACCTCGGGGGAGACCCCGCCCAGCTCGCCGTAGGTGTTGATGAACCCGCAGCCGCGGAAGTCGTCGCTGCGGAACCAGGCGTCGAGGAAGTCGTAGACCGCCAGCAGCCGTTCCCGGGCCCCGGTCGCGCCGGCGGCCGTGGCGGCGATGCCCTCCCCCCACGTCCCCTCGCGCCGGCGCAGGACGGCCAGGACGAGGTCGTCCTTGGAGGAGAACGCGGCGTAGAGGCGCTTGAGGGGGACACCGGAGGCCGCGCGGACCGCGTCCATGCCGACGGCCTGCACGCCGCGGGCGTTGAAGAGGCGGTCGGCGGCCTCGACGATCCGTTCACGGTCCGGTCGCACGTCCGTCGCCGACATCTCTTCCTCCGGGTCTTGCGGTGAGAACCAACGTTCTCTACTGTACTGCCCATCGCCAGAGAACGCCCGTTCTCCGGCTCGGAGCGAGGGAGCGGAACCATGGGCCACATCACCGTCGGTCAGGAGAACTCGACCCCCGTCGAGCTGTACTACGAGGACCACGGCACCGGGCAGCCGGTCGTCCTCATCCACGGCTACCCCCTCGACGGCTCGTCCTGGGAGCGCCAGACGCGCGAGCTGCGCGCCGCCGGCTACCGCACGATCACGTACGACCGCCGCGGCTTCGGCCGCTCGTCCAAGGTCGAGACGGGCTACGACTACGACACCTTCGCGGCCGACCTGAACGCCGTCCTCACCACGCTGGACCTGACCGACGTCGTCCTCGTCGGGTTCTCCATGGGCACCGGCGAACTGGCCCGCTACGCCAAGCTGTTCGGCACCGAGCGCATCGCCAAGTTCGCGTTCCTGGCCTCCCTCGAACCGGGGATGCTGGGCCAGGGCGTCGACCCGGCGCTGTTCGACGGCATCGCCGCGAGCGCCAGGGCCGACCGGTTCGCCTGGTTCACCGAGTTCTACGCGAACTTCTACAACCTCGACGAGAACCTCGGGAAGCGGATCTCGCAGGAGGCCGTGACGGCCAGCTGGAACACCGCCACCGGCAGCGCCCCGGTCGCCGCCTACGCCGTCGTCCCGTCCTGGATCGAGGACTTCACCGCCGACGTCGAGGCCGTGCGCGCCAGCGGCAAGCCCGCGCTCATCGTCCACGGCACGGGTGACCGGATCCTGCCCGTCGAGGCGACGGGCCGCCCGTTCCACGCCGCGCTGCCCGACGCGGAGTACCACGAGGTCGACGGCGCCCCGCACGGGATGCTGTGGACCCACGCCGAGGAGGTCAACTCCGTCCTCCTGCCGTTCGTGCAGAAGTAGTCCCGCCGTCCGGCGTCCCGGCGGGCAGCAGGACGACCTTGCCCACGACGGTCCTCGACTCCGCCAGGCGCAGCGCCTCGGCGGCCCGCTCCAGCGGGAACGTCGCGGCCACGTGGGTGCGGATCCGGCCCTGCGCCAGCAGGGCGAGCACCTGGCCGAGGTCCTCGCGGACCCGGGCCTGGAACCGCGCGCGGTTCCGCCGGCCGGCCCACACGTTGAAGAACGTCGCGCGGTGCCCGCCGGGGCGCAGGTCCCACCACTGCAGGCGCACGAGGAGTTCCAGGACGGGCAGGGTGGGGTTCCCGGCGACGTCGCGGGTGGCGGCGGTGCCGTAGGAGACGAGGGTCCCGCCGCGGCGCAGCAGCCGGTGGGAGACGCCGAGCACCTCGCCGCCGACGTGGTCGAACACGGCGTCGACCCCGTCGGGGGCCAGTTCCCGGACCTGCGCCTCGACGTCGCCGCGGTAGTCGACGGGTTCCACCCCGAGCTCCCGCAGCGCGTCGTGGTGCCGGGGGGAGGCGGTCCCCAGGACGCGGGCCCCGGCGAGGACGGCCAGCTGCGCCAGGACGGTCCCCACGCCGCCGTTGGCGCCGTGGACGAGGACCGTCTGCCCGGCGCGGACCCGCGCGCTGCGGTGCAGCATCGACCAGGCCGTGAGGCCGTTCACGACGAGCGTGGCGGCCTCGGCGGGGTCGACGCCGTCGGGCACGGGCACGAGGTCGCCGGCGTCGACGAGGGCGTGGGCGGCCCACCCGCCGGTCTTCGTCACGGCCGCGACCCGGTGGCCGACGAGGTCGCCGGGGGTCCCCGGGCCCACGCGCACGACGGTGCCGACGAGGTCGTAGCCGGGGACGAACGGGAAGGCGGGCTGGTCGTAGTACTTCCCGCGCCGCATCTGCTGCTCGGCGAAGGAGACGCCGCTGGCCTCCACGGCGACGAGGGCCTGCCCGGGGCCGGGGTCGGGCAGTTCGGTCCGCTGCACGAGCAGGCCCTCGGGTTCGACGGTGCCGGGCAGGACGACCTGGGTGGTGAGCACGGTTCCTCCTGGTGTGTGTGTTTGGTCAGTCACAACTGCGGGCACGCGGGAGCGCGCACCGCGGGGGTGGGCCGGGAGTGGCCGGTGCCCCGGGCCGGGTGCGGGCCCAGGGCTCCGGGGCGTCGTCGAGGCCGGCCGTCACGGGGGTCGCGTGGCACCCGGCGCGGGCGGAGACCCGCGCCGCCCTCGTCACCGCGAGCGCTCGCTGCGCCTCGGTGATCGGCCTCGTGGCTGTCATGTGTGTGAGTGAACACTCACAACCGCGCCACGTCAACCCCCGCGCGTCACGCCGAGCGGCGGACCTCCCGCAGCACCCGCTCGGTGGCGGTCTCCCGGTCCAAATCCACCCCCGCCGCCCGCAGCACCCCCGCCGCCGCGCCCTCAGGGCGCCCCAGGATCGCCAGCAGCAGGTGCTCGGTCCCGATGGTCTTGTGGCGCAACGACAGAGCGGCCCGCAGGGAGTCCTCCAGCACCTTCTTGCCGCTGCGGTCGAAGGGGACGTGCGTCGACGGCGCGCCCCGGCCGAACAGCCGGCGGCGGCGCGGGCCGCGCTCCAGGGCCCCCGGACCGAAGGACTCCTCGGCCCGCCGCCGCACCTCCTCGAGGTCGATGCCCAGGCTGCGCAACGCCTCGGTCTCGTCGGCCGGTGCGCGGACGAGCTCGCGGACCCTGGCCAGGTCCGCCCCCGCCTCGGCCAGGAGGCGCTGCGCCAGGCCGGGGGTCACCAGGAGCCCCAGCAGGACGTGCGCGTCGCCGATGCGCTCGTGCCCGAGGGCGCGGGCCTCGTCCTGGGCGGCGGTCACGGCGGAGCGCGCGGGCTGGGTGAAGCGTTCGAACACGGTGTCCTCCTGGCGTCGTCAGATCCGGCGGGAGTGCTTCTTGTGGACGGCCTGCTTGCTGACCCCCAGCGCCTCGGCGATCTCGGCCCAGGACCAGCCCAGCCGGCGGGCCCGGGCGACCTGGAGGTCCTCCAGCCGGTCGGCGAGGCGGCGCAGGGCCGCGACGGCCCGCAGGCCCACCGCGGGGTCGGGATCGGTGCTGCGCGTGACCAGCAGCTCCTGGTCGGTCGGTCCGCTCACGGGTCAACTTTCATTGACGATCGGCCGCGCGTCAACCCCTGTTGACGATCCGCGTCGTCACGGGGCGGGGGACCGGGCCCGGGGCAGGACCGGTCAGCGCACGGGCACGTGCACGAGGTGGCGCGCCGGGTCGACGCGGGACGCCAGCGCGCGCAACCGCTCCTGGTCCTGCCGGTCGCTGCGCGTCAGGCGCTCGCGGTGCTGGGCCAGGTGGTCCTCCCAGTCCGCGACGGTGAACTGCTCGAGGAGGACACCCGGTTCGTCCACGCAGCGGTACAGCCCCCAGGACAGGGCACCCGTGCGCCGGCGGGACTCCTCCACCGCACCGGCCGCGGCCAGGAACTGCGCCCACCGGTCCGGCGCCACCTCGTAGCGGACCTCCACGACCACCGGTTCCCCCGGCGCACCCGCCGGGACCGGGCCCACCTCCAGGGACGGCCAGTAGTCGACGACCTCCCGCGCGTCCGCGGGGTGCTCGCGCAGGCGCCACCAGCGCGCGCTGACCGACCCCGCGGCCAGCAGCACCGCCGCCGCGCAGAACGCCTGCGGCAGGCCGAACCGCTGCGCCACGAGCCCCCACGCCGCGGCGCTCGCGGCCGTCGCGCTGAACAGGACCACCTGGTAGATCGACAGCGCGCGGGCCCGCACCCACGGCGGCAGGGACGCCTGCACGGCCGAGTTCAGCCCGGCGACCACCACGATCCACGCCGTCCCCACGGGCAGCAGGGTCACCACCGCCAGCGGCACCGAACGGCCCAGCCCCAGCACCGCCATCCCCACCCCGAACACCGCCCCGGACCACACCAGGCGCGCGGTCGGGTCCAGGGCCCGCGCCAGCCGGGGCATCAGCAGCGCCCCGACCACCGCCCCGGCCCCGGCGGCGGTCAGCAGCAGGCCGTACCCGGCCGACCCCAGCCCCAGGCGGCGCTGGGCCACCAGCGGCAGCAGCGCCCACAGCACGTTCGCCGGGACGAGGAACACGACCAGCCGCAGCACCGCCCGGCGCACGAAGGGGCTGTGCCGCACGTACCGCCCGCCCGCCTGCAGACCCTGCACGAACCGCGGGTGCGCGCCGGAGCGGACCCCGGTGCCGGGCGCCGCCCGTGCGCTGACCAGCGCCACGACGAAGACGGCGAACGTCAGCCCGTTGAGGGCGAACAACCCGCCCACGCCCAGCCGGCTCACCAGCAGCCCCGCGACGGCGGGACCCACGGCGCGGGCCAGGTTCACGGACAGGGAACTCAGCGAGGCCGCCGCCCCGACCTGCCCCGCGGGCACGAGGGTGGGGACCAGCGCCTGGTAGGCCGGCATCTGCACCGCCGAACCGCACCCGAGCAGGAACGTCATGAGCAGCAGGACGGTCGGGGTGAGGTGACCGCCGAACGTCAGCAGGCACAGCAGCGCGGTCACCAGCACCTGGACGGACTGCACGGCCAGCAGCATCCGGCGGCGGTTGGTGAACTCCGCGAGGACCCCGGCGGGCAGCGTCAGCAGGAACACCGGCAGGCTGGTCGCGCTCTGCACGAGAGCCACGAGCGTGGACCCGGCGTGCTGGTCCAGCAGGAACCACTGCGCGCCCACCGTCTGCATCCACGCGCCGACGTTGCTGACGAACGAGGCGATCCACAGCGCCCGGAAAGCCCGGGCGCGCAACGGTTCCCACGGGGAGGCCGACGTGTTCGGGTGGTCGCTGCCGAGCGCCGCGGACGTCATGCCGGGTTCCTCCACGGAGTGCGTGCGGCCCCGCGCGGGCGCCTCGGGTCCGGCCCGGGGTCGGCGGAGGGGGCACGCGGGCCGGGCGTGCGGCCCGCCGCCAGTGTGCCGGGACCCCGCCCGCGACGGATGTCCCCGAGGTGACCCTGAGAGGGCCTGGCCGGACCGTCCCCGGGTTTCCCGGGGTCGTCCCCGGGCGGGGTTCCCCGGGTGGGGTTCCCCCCGCCCGGGGACCGGTGACGGGTCAGTTCCGGGGGATGCTCAGCGTGAGCTGCTGGGTCCCGGTGCGCACGTCGTCGGCCAGGTCGATCCGGTACGACCCGCTCACCGGCAGGGTGAGGGTGACGTCGGACTGGTTCTGGCTGTGGCCGGTGTGCAGCGGGGACCCGTCGGGGGCGGTGAGCGTGAACGTGCTCGTCGGGGAGCCGGCCAGCTGGATCCGGGCCTGCTGGCCCTTCGTGGCGGCGAAGGTGTACGCGGCCCGGTCCTGGGGGCCGACCGTCGCGGTCACCGTGGCGCGGGTGCGGCCGGGCGCGAAGGTGATCTTCGTGGCCTCGGCCACGACCGTCCCACCGGTGTCCGGCTTGCCGGTGCTGGGCTTGGTGGTGCTGGGCGTGCTGGGCTTGGTGGTGGTGGGGATGGTCAGGTCCAGGCGGTAGCGGGAGGGGCGGGTCGAGACGATGTCGACGTAGTACCGCCCGGTTTCGGGCAGGCGGTAGGTGAAGTCGGACTGGCGGGGGCTGTGGGCGTCGTGGACGGCTGGGCCGGTGGGGCCGACCAGGGTCCAGGTCTGGGCGCTGGTGGAGCGGGCCAGGTGGAGGTGGGCGGTCTGCCCGGCGCGGGCGTCGAAGACGTAGCGGTCGTCGTGGCCGGGGCCGACCGTGCCGCTGACCGAGGCGCTGGTGGCGCGGTGGGCGAAGTGGATGGTGGTGGCGGCCGGGACGCCGGCGGCTCCGGTGCCGGTTCCGGTGCCGGTGACCGGTCCGGCGGCGGTGGCCACACCGGCTCCGCCGAGCAGGACGGCGGCGGTGACGGCGGCGGCGGTGGACAGTTTGCGGTTCACGGTGCAGTTCCCCTTCCCGGGGTTCCCGACGGGGTTCCGCTCCCGCTGGCTGCGGGTCCCGGCTCCGTCGGCGGCTTCAACACGACCACCCCCGGGTTCATGCCCGGCGCCGGCCGGTCAGGTCCGCTGCGTCCACACGGCGAGACCGCAGACCACGGCGGCCGACAGGGACAGGGCCAGGCGCAGGGCGTTCCGCAGGGGACGGGTCCTCACCGCGAACCCCGCGGCGCCGACGGCGCGCCGGCGGTGACGGGTACGAGCGCCCCCAGCGCCAGGGCGACGGGCACGGCGCAGGCCAGCAACGCGCTGTGCAGCAACGGGATCCCGCCGAACGGCAACGGGACGAACGTCAGGGTGGCCCAGGAGACCGTCGTGACGACGGTGGCCCGGCGGGTGGCGAAGGGGCGGGGTCGGTTCACCCGGGAACTCCTCGTCGTCGGCGTGGTGCCGGGAGCGTACGACGGGAGCGGTGGCGTGAGGATGGCCCTCCCAGGGGCAGGGTCGGTGCCGTGGGCCGGACCCGCGCACCGCGCGCGGGGAGTTCCCGCGGGCCGGGGGAACCGCCCGCCGGGGACGGCCCGGGACCCGTTCCGGGGTGGCCGGGCCGGCCCGGTGGGGGCGGGGGGCTCAGTCCTCGTCGCTCACCAGGCGCACGTCCTGCTGGACGTTGCCGCGGGTGGCCCGGCTGTAGGGGCACATCTGGTGGGCGGCGTCGAGGAGCTCGTGCGCGGTCTGCTCGGGGACGCCGGGCAGCTGCGCCTCGATGGCGACGGTGAGGTCGATGCCCTCGGCCAGGCTGCCGGTGACGCCGACGGTCACCGAGACGGCGGAGTCGGTGACGTCGACCTTGCGGGCGCGGGCGACGGCCTTGAGGGCGCTGTGGAAGCAGGCCGCGTAGCCGGTGGCGAACAGCTGCTCGGGGTTGGTGCCGGGGCCGTCGTCGCCACCGAGGCCGCGGGGGACGGACAGGTCCAGGTCGAGGCGGTCGTCGGAGGAGGTGACGCGGCCGTCGCGACCGCCCCAGGCGGTGGAGGTGGCTTCGTACAGGGTGGGCACGGGGGACTCGCTCTCGCTCGGATTCACGTACCAGGGTGGTACGTGAATAGTATGCGTGCGTGCCAGCTCCCGCGCGAGGTCGCCCCCGGGACCGGGGGATCGACGCCCGCGTCCTGACCGCCGCCGTCGACGAGCTCGCCGAAAAGGGCCTGGCGGAGTTCAGCGTCCGCGCCGTCGCGGCCCGCGCCGGCGTCGACCGCCGCGGCGTGCACGCCCGCTGGCCCGACCCCGAGGACCTCGTCGTCGAGGCGCTCGCCACGCTCACGGCCAACCTGGAGCCCCCCGCGACGGGCACCCTGCGCGGCGACCTCGAACGCCTCGTCCCCGACATCGCGGACGCGCTGTCGGGGGCCCGGCGGCGGGTGCTGCAGCGCTGCCTCGACGAGGTCGCCGTCGCGCCCGCCGTCACCCGCCGCTTCCGCCGCGACCACCTCGACCGGTGCGCCGCCGTCGTCGAGGACGCCTTCCACCGCGCCCGCCGCCGGGGCGAGCTCACCGCGGCGACGACGCCCGCGCAGGCCACGGAGTTCCTCATGGGCGCCCTGCTGCTGCGGGCCCTCAGCCAGGGCGACGAGGCCGTCGGCGCCACCGGCCGGCGCACCGTCCTGGAGCACGTGCTGCGGCTGACGGCCGCGGCGGCCCCGGACGGGGCGTGACCACCACGGCGTGACCCCCGGACCGGGAGGTCAGACGGCCTCGCGGGCCCAGGCGTCGGCCCACCCGTCGGCGACCCCGCTGGCCAGGTCGTCGCGCAGGTCCAGCAGGGCCGTCAGCCGGTCGGTGCCGAGCCCGGCCAGCGCGACGACCGTGGCCGCGCGGACCGCGTCGTCGTGCAGGTCCTCGAAGGTCAGCCGGTGCAGGTCCGGCAGGGGGGTGGGGCGCGGGTCGTCCCGTCGCCCCCGGACGATCTCCCACAGGTCGTGGAGATCAGCGGTCATGCGGGTGCCTCACTCGTCGTCGTCGGGATCGCGAGGCTCCGGCCGGGTCACCACCGCGGTCGCGTTCGCCTCGCACCCCGTGCAACACCGCGCGAGCCCGATCTGATCCGTCGCCGGTCGTTCCCCGCGTCACACCCCCGGCGGTGGAGCTCGGGCGGGCTAGGCGGCGCGGCCCAGCTCCCCGAGAGCCCCGGCCGCGAGCCGGTCCAGCGCGCCCTGCAGGACCCGCGTGAGCCGCACGTCCTCGACCAGCGGTCCCAGCCCACCGGGGTGGTCGCGCACCAGGGCGGTGGCGTCCAGGTCGTCGCCCGGACCACCGGACCGGCCGGCCGACGTCGCCAGCCAGGCCGCGGCGGCCAGGGCCAGGTGGCCCACCGGGTGGCCGCGGTCCAGGCCGCGCCGCAGGGTCGGCAGGACGGTCTCGCGCAGCAACCGCGGGACCGGGGGCGGCTCCAGCGGCCCGGTCGCGGCCGCGAGGTCGGTGACCACCGCGGCCCGGTAGCGCGCGAGGTGGTCGTCGGGGACACCGGGGGCGGTACCGGTGAACTCGTCGAGGAAACCCCGCAGGAAACCCCGCACGCAGGGGTCCGACAGGGTCTGCGCCGGGGACGGGCCACCGGTGCTCCCCGAGACCGCGCCCAGGGCCCACCGGGCCCCCTGGTCCAGCCGCCGCCGCAGCGCCTCCCACGGGGCGGTGCTGGGCACCAGGGTGATCCCGAGGGCCTCGGGCGGCGGGTGACCGGCGCAGAACGCGTCCTCGACGAGCCAGCGGGCCCCGGTGGCCTGCGGCGGGGCGGGGTCGGGGACGCTGCCGGGGAACGCGCCGTGCCGCGCGATCCAGGCGGCCAGGCCCGGGTCCTGGGCGCGGGCCAGCTCCAGCACGGCCTGCCGGGTCCGCGCAGCCCCGCGCGGCAACGGGTCCAGGTGCAGGACGGTGAAGGGCCCGGTCCCCAGGGCGCGCCGGCGGGCGAGCGCCCGGACCAGGACGTCGTGCGCGGTGGCCCCGCCGGCCCCGTCGAGCGGGCCCAGGGTGACGAGCCGCACGTCCGGCGCGGCGAGCACCTCGACGAGGTCCCCGGCCGCCCCGGAGCCGGTCGCGGAGGGCGGCAGCTCGACCCCGGCCACGCGCCAGTCCCCGGCCCGGCCGAGCCCGTCGCCGGGCACGTCGTCGGGCGCGTGGTCGGGCGCGTGGTCGAGCGCGG contains:
- a CDS encoding TetR/AcrR family transcriptional regulator codes for the protein MSATDVRPDRERIVEAADRLFNARGVQAVGMDAVRAASGVPLKRLYAAFSSKDDLVLAVLRRREGTWGEGIAATAAGATGARERLLAVYDFLDAWFRSDDFRGCGFINTYGELGGVSPEVADAVRTQKLSFQRYVAALVDELGAPPALAAQLALLAEGAQTTAAIDGRPDAAAQARAAAEVLIDAALRPPR
- a CDS encoding alpha/beta fold hydrolase, which codes for MGHITVGQENSTPVELYYEDHGTGQPVVLIHGYPLDGSSWERQTRELRAAGYRTITYDRRGFGRSSKVETGYDYDTFAADLNAVLTTLDLTDVVLVGFSMGTGELARYAKLFGTERIAKFAFLASLEPGMLGQGVDPALFDGIAASARADRFAWFTEFYANFYNLDENLGKRISQEAVTASWNTATGSAPVAAYAVVPSWIEDFTADVEAVRASGKPALIVHGTGDRILPVEATGRPFHAALPDAEYHEVDGAPHGMLWTHAEEVNSVLLPFVQK
- a CDS encoding zinc-binding dehydrogenase; amino-acid sequence: MLTTQVVLPGTVEPEGLLVQRTELPDPGPGQALVAVEASGVSFAEQQMRRGKYYDQPAFPFVPGYDLVGTVVRVGPGTPGDLVGHRVAAVTKTGGWAAHALVDAGDLVPVPDGVDPAEAATLVVNGLTAWSMLHRSARVRAGQTVLVHGANGGVGTVLAQLAVLAGARVLGTASPRHHDALRELGVEPVDYRGDVEAQVRELAPDGVDAVFDHVGGEVLGVSHRLLRRGGTLVSYGTAATRDVAGNPTLPVLELLVRLQWWDLRPGGHRATFFNVWAGRRNRARFQARVREDLGQVLALLAQGRIRTHVAATFPLERAAEALRLAESRTVVGKVVLLPAGTPDGGTTSARTAGGRS
- a CDS encoding Clp protease N-terminal domain-containing protein — its product is MFERFTQPARSAVTAAQDEARALGHERIGDAHVLLGLLVTPGLAQRLLAEAGADLARVRELVRAPADETEALRSLGIDLEEVRRRAEESFGPGALERGPRRRRLFGRGAPSTHVPFDRSGKKVLEDSLRAALSLRHKTIGTEHLLLAILGRPEGAAAGVLRAAGVDLDRETATERVLREVRRSA
- a CDS encoding helix-turn-helix domain-containing protein, coding for MSGPTDQELLVTRSTDPDPAVGLRAVAALRRLADRLEDLQVARARRLGWSWAEIAEALGVSKQAVHKKHSRRI
- a CDS encoding MFS transporter encodes the protein MTSAALGSDHPNTSASPWEPLRARAFRALWIASFVSNVGAWMQTVGAQWFLLDQHAGSTLVALVQSATSLPVFLLTLPAGVLAEFTNRRRMLLAVQSVQVLVTALLCLLTFGGHLTPTVLLLMTFLLGCGSAVQMPAYQALVPTLVPAGQVGAAASLSSLSVNLARAVGPAVAGLLVSRLGVGGLFALNGLTFAVFVVALVSARAAPGTGVRSGAHPRFVQGLQAGGRYVRHSPFVRRAVLRLVVFLVPANVLWALLPLVAQRRLGLGSAGYGLLLTAAGAGAVVGALLMPRLARALDPTARLVWSGAVFGVGMAVLGLGRSVPLAVVTLLPVGTAWIVVVAGLNSAVQASLPPWVRARALSIYQVVLFSATAASAAAWGLVAQRFGLPQAFCAAAVLLAAGSVSARWWRLREHPADAREVVDYWPSLEVGPVPAGAPGEPVVVEVRYEVAPDRWAQFLAAAGAVEESRRRTGALSWGLYRCVDEPGVLLEQFTVADWEDHLAQHRERLTRSDRQDQERLRALASRVDPARHLVHVPVR
- a CDS encoding peptidase, with the protein product MNRKLSTAAAVTAAVLLGGAGVATAAGPVTGTGTGTGAAGVPAATTIHFAHRATSASVSGTVGPGHDDRYVFDARAGQTAHLHLARSTSAQTWTLVGPTGPAVHDAHSPRQSDFTYRLPETGRYYVDIVSTRPSRYRLDLTIPTTTKPSTPSTTKPSTGKPDTGGTVVAEATKITFAPGRTRATVTATVGPQDRAAYTFAATKGQQARIQLAGSPTSTFTLTAPDGSPLHTGHSQNQSDVTLTLPVSGSYRIDLADDVRTGTQQLTLSIPRN
- a CDS encoding Ohr family peroxiredoxin, whose protein sequence is MPTLYEATSTAWGGRDGRVTSSDDRLDLDLSVPRGLGGDDGPGTNPEQLFATGYAACFHSALKAVARARKVDVTDSAVSVTVGVTGSLAEGIDLTVAIEAQLPGVPEQTAHELLDAAHQMCPYSRATRGNVQQDVRLVSDED
- a CDS encoding TetR/AcrR family transcriptional regulator C-terminal ligand-binding domain-containing protein encodes the protein MPAPARGRPRDRGIDARVLTAAVDELAEKGLAEFSVRAVAARAGVDRRGVHARWPDPEDLVVEALATLTANLEPPATGTLRGDLERLVPDIADALSGARRRVLQRCLDEVAVAPAVTRRFRRDHLDRCAAVVEDAFHRARRRGELTAATTPAQATEFLMGALLLRALSQGDEAVGATGRRTVLEHVLRLTAAAAPDGA